GTCCTCGAGGCGCTGGTCGATCGTGAGAACCGTAACCGTGAATCCCGGAATACCGAGACAGGGCACCCCGGTGCGCCTTTTCGCCGTGATTCGTCCGGTCACGGTGTTTTCGTTCGGCGTGGTCCACCAGTCGAGCGACGAAAACCCCCGCATGGAATCCCGCTCCACGTGGAGCCGGCGCCAGACCGTGAGGACAGGCGTAACATAGCGGCCCGGGTCGACGATTTCCTCCTCGCTGGCGCTGTCCACGATCCGCTCCTCGTCCTCCTGGTCCAGGTTTCTCAACTGGAGGGCGTAGTCGGGGTCGCAAGTGGCGGCGACGCGGAAATTGTCGCCCGGTTGCATGGTCACCTGGAACTCCACCTCGCGGGTCGCGGTGCCCGCGGGAAACGTGATCCGCGCCACGCCCGACGCATCCTCGCCGGCGATGAAGCCCCACTTGCGGGATCTCACCGATCCCCGATTGTCTTCCTCCGCCGTGTAAAAGATCCTGCTGTTGGGATAGATACCGCTCGACCCGTCGTCGTTCGGATCGACATCGCTGTCCAGTGGGCTCGGGTCGTCCACGTCGAAAGCCCGAAGGAAAATGTCGAGGTCTTCCGGTGGGGCGACCGCGAGGCGCACCCGGATCGTGACCCGGTCGCGCGGAGGCCCGCCCGGGGCCCGGGCGCCCGGGAAAACCCGCAGCGAACCCGGCCAGGACGGAACGTGCGGGTCGGCATCGAGGCTATCGTCGTCGTTCACGCTGTTACCGCGGCCGATCCAGTCGAGGCTGGCGAGCTCGACGACCGTGAGGGCCACGCGGTCGGGAACCAGCGGGGTCTCGTCCGCGGCCTGACCCCGGACCTCGAAGACGACGTCCCGGGGGGCCGAGCTTCCGATCACGCCCTCCACCCAGAGCTCGCGCGGTAGCTCCTCGACGTCGTACACCCTGGGCAGAAGCACCTGGTTTCTCTTTTCCGGGCTCTCCCAGACCTCCACGAGCTCCCCGTTCATCACGTCGCGCAACTCGACTTGCCCTGCGGCCAGGCCGACCGGCCGGCGAATCACGATTTTCACGAGATCGTCCTCGCCGGCCACCACGTCGTCCAGAAAATCGAAGTCCGCATCGCTGTCGTCGTTGTCCAGGTTCGCGCAGACCATGCTGCCCACGGCAGTCTTCTTCCGCTTCCCCGAGCTCCGACCCATCGAGGCGGAAAATGTCGAGGTCCAGGAACACCGGCGGCCGCGGCGTGGCCGTGGGCGTCCTCGTTCGCGTGGGCGTTCCCGTGCGGGTCCGCGTGGGCGTCCCGGTGACCGTTGCCGTGGCGGTGGCCGTCGGAGGCACTTCGGTAGGGGTACGCGTCGGCGTCGGCGGTGGAGGGCCTTCGCAGTTCCCCGTCTCGAGGTTGCACGTCGCACCCGGGGATGAAAAAGCCCGCCGATCTCCGCACAGTCCGCCGGCGAAACGAGCGGCCCCGACGCGCAACCCTGGGGCGGAGCCAGCTCGCAGCAGTTGTGGGGGCCCGTGGGCGTCGGGGTCGGTGTGGGACCCGTGGGGGTGGGCGTCACGGTCGGCGTGGAAGTGGCCGGCGGTCCCTCGCAGTTCCCCGTCTCGAGGTTGCACGTCGCACCCGGGATGAAAAAGCCCCCGATCTCCGCACAGTCCGCCGGCGAAACGAGCGGCCCCGACGCGCAACCCTGGGGCGGAGCCAGCTCGCAGCAGTTGTGGGGGCCCGTGGGCGTCGGAGTCGGGGTCGGCGTCGGCGTCACGGTCGGCGTCGGCGTGCCCGTGCGGGTGGGCGTTCCCGTGGGGCTCGGCGTGGGACTCGGGCTGGCCGAGGGAGTGGCCGTGAGAGCCCGCGTCAGCCGAACCCTCCCGAGATCCACGCCGCCCTGGCCCACGAGATGCATCTCGACGATCTCGATGGAAATCTCGGGCGTGGGATCCACCTGGATCTCGAATTCTTTCGTATCGCCCTCCTGGAGAGGACCCGTCTCCGACACGAACCGAAGACCCTCCGAAAAAACAGGTCCGGAAGGTCCCTCGCATTCCTCGCTGAAAAACTCGAACGAAAAGCCCTCCGGCACCTGCGTGACCTGGGCAGCCGCCCATCTCGGGAGCCTGCTCTTCGAAAAGGAAGTCCAGGGCCTGGATTCGCCCCGCTAGCTCCGGTCCCACGGGGCCGAAACGGATCCTGACCAGCACTTGCTCCGGGAAGATCGTGGTTGGCCTCCAGGAAGCCTCGATGTTTTCCACGAGGGGCACCCACCGGACGACGAGCCGAGGCTCGGTGCCGAAGAGTGTTCCCCCCTCTCGGCTGAAAAAGGCCTTCTGCGCGAAGACCCCCTCACTCGCACTGTAAAGTTCGAATCCGTAATCGGGCCATGAGCCTCGGAGCACGCCGCCGACGTGGTCCGTAACGTCCCATAGATAGAAACCCTGGCTCTCGCCGACGACCGCGACGGCACATGGCGGCACGGGGAAAGGAGACGGTTGGTTGAACCAGGTCGTGTGAGATTCGCTCCAGGCCGTCACCGCTCGGCAAACCGAGATCGGCAGCGGCGAAGCCCCGAAGCTCTCGGCGAGTGCGAGCGCGAGTGTGGCATCCACGAGCTGGGCGGCTGGCATAACAGGCAGCGGGAAGCGAACCAGCGCACGCCACACACCCTCGAAGTCCCGACCAACGCAAATCCGGTCGTGGGCTCCATAACGGGGGACGGGGTCGGTGCTCAGGATGCAGGTATCCGCCACGGCGGAAGCGACGCTCGTCTGGATGCGACAGAAGATCTGAGCGTCCGCTCGTTCGGCACCGAAAAGGCCCAGACAAAAGGCGGGCCCGAGCCACGCGATTTGCCTGCCCCGCAGGGGCACGCAGCGCATTGCGCGGCGAGGCTACGCCCGGCGAGAAACCCGTGTCAAGGGGTCGCTCGAGTGTCAGTGAAACGGGTCTCTTCGGGGTCCGCCGGAACCCCCCGTGCCCCACTCTTCCGGCGCCATGGTCCGCATGGAAAGGGCGTGGATTTCCGTACCCAAGAGGTCCGAAAGCGCCGCGTAGACCAGGCGCTGTCTATCGACGGCTGGCTTCCCCGAAAAGGCCGCCGAGACGATCGTCATGCGGAAGTGGCCCCCACCCGAGCGCGCCCCCGGATGCCCGGCGTGGAGTGCACTTTCGTCCACGATCTCGAGGTGCAGAGGCTCGAACGCAGCCCGCAGTTTCTCTTCGATCTTACGGACGCGTTCGGACCGAAGCTCTTCGCTCACTTCTGCCGAAACTCCCTCACCCTGTAGGCGGCGGCCCGTCCGATGAAGCGCGCGATGTCCTCCCGCACCCTCCGTTCGCCCTCGGGCGAATCGAAGGAATTCGCGAGATCGGTCGTTTCGGAGGCGAAGTGGAGCTCCGCTATCCCGTCGAGCTCGGGTCCGTCACCGGAAAGCTTTCCCGCGACGACGTTCGTCACGTAGCGGACGAGACCGCGATGGTGCTCGACTACCAGAGGAACGTGACGCTCGATCCAGTGACGGACGAACTCGCCGTGCCCGATTCCGTCCCGGCGCACGAGCGGACACACGAATTTCACCCCGGGGGTCCGTTCGCCCGGAACGGGGTCCGGAAGCGAAACCAGCTGAACGTACTCCTCGACGCGGTAACAGGTCACCGCACCCATGAACCCGGCGACGTCCCGATGGATGATTTTCTCGCCCTCCGGCGAGTCGTAGAGCCGCTCGCGAAAATCCTCGAAGGTGTCGAAGAAAAGCTCGCCGATGCTGTCGAGAGCTTCCCAGCCGTGCGGTGATTCGTCGACGATGTTCACCGTGTATCGCCGCAACGTCGGGTGGTGCCGGAGTGCCAGCGGCACGTGTCCCTCGAGGAGGCGCCGCTCGTACTCCGCGTGCGTGATGTCGGGACGGCGCCGGCAGAAGAAAACGAGCTTTTCCACGGCAGGGGAGGCTGCCCGAGAACGGTTTTCCGTTCAACCCGGCATCGTTTCGACCCGATATCGTTCCGGCCCCCTCGATCCCCCCGCCCCCGGACGCGACGGAGCGCGTCCCTCCGCATGGCCCCGTTCGTCGATGGAACGTCCATTCTCGAATGCGATCGGCCACATCGATCCCCCCGCGCCGGACGCGACGGAGCCCGTCCCTCCGGAGCGAACGTCCCGCGATGGCGCGCATCCCAACGCCACGTTTCGAATCCGCAATCGGAGGGCCACGGGATCGTGAGAAAATCCCCACTCGGCCGAATTTCGCACGAAAAAATCCAATGGGCTCCGGGCCCCCCGTCACATTTCTCCCGACGGATCCGAACGGCTCCCTTCTACCCGTCCCCTGTTCGCATTCCCGCGAAACATCTTCCGGAACGTGCGAAGAGTCCCGTGTGAAAAAAAGCGAAAAGGCCCGTGCCTCAGGGGCGACGCATTTTGGCAGAGAGGTTGCTCCGCTTGAAAAGGAGGCGATGCCCGTTGTGCCGGCGGAGGAGCCTTCGGGCGTTTTCCCCGTTCCTGAATAGCGCACACGGGCAAGGAGAAAAAGCGATGGCAACGGTGCGGGACCTGATGGTGACGGAGCTCGTCACGGTCGAGCCGCAAGCGACCGTGCTCCAGGCAGTCGAAAAGATGTGCCGAAACCGCGTAGGAGCGGTGCTCGTGGTGGAAAACGACGAGCTTCTCGGTCTCTTTTCGGAGCGCGACTTGATGACGCGCGTCGTCGCCGAGCGGCGTGACCCGGCGAAAACGAAGGTCGGCTCCGTGTGTACCGGCACGGTCGTGACCATCGATGTCCAGCAGCCATTCCGGCAGGTCCTCGAAATTTTCCGGCAGAAAAGGTTCCGGCATCTCCCGGTTCTCGACGGATCGAAGCCCGTGGGTATCCTCTCGACCCGCGACTTCCTTGCCTATCTCGTCGACGGCCTCGAACGGTTCATCGACGAAGCCAAGTACCGGGAAGCCCTCGCCGAGGGAGTCGACATCTACGACCACCTCGGCGGAAGCTACGGCCTCTAGAGTCGGACGCGACGGGGCGCGTCCCTCCGGAGCGAACGTCCCGCGATGGCGTGCATCCCAACGCCACGTTTCGAATCCGCAATCGGAGGGCCACGCTCTGTCGTGGCCGTGGTCGTGTTTGGTACCGCCCTCCGTGGCCGAACACGAACGACCGTGTCCCCATCCCCCCGGACGCGACGGAGCGCGTCCCTCCGGCGGGGGCGCCGTCCGTCGGATCGGAACGTCCGCACCCCGGATTGCGAACGCGACCGACATCGATTCATCCCCCGCGCCGGACGCGACGGAGCGTGGAGGATGTGAAAAAATTCGGAAATTTACCCTGGAGGGATTCGGCTCTGGGGGCGGAGTGTGGTAGGGAGGGGAAGCTACGGTGGGGAGGTGAAGGGATGGAGCAGGTGGAGCTTCTGGGCGGGGAGAGTGCGGAGGAGAGGAAGCGGAGGCTCGCGGAGGCGCGGGAGCGGCGGCGGGCGGAGGCAGCGAAGGCGGCACCGCGGGTGGTGAGAGCGGAGCGGAGCCAGCTTCGGTGGGAGGTGGTGGATCTGGACGGCGAGCTGCCTCAGACGCACCGGGCCCGCAGTGTGTTGGCGGTCGTGAAGAAGCTGAACCTTTCGGCCTTTTACGAGAGGATCAAGGCGCGGGGGAGCTGGGCGGGGCGGGATGCGACGGATCCGCAGGTGCTTTTGGCGCTGTGGCTCTATGCGACGGCGGAGGGGGTAGGCAGTGCGAGGGAGCTCGAGAGGTTGACGGAGCAACACGTGGCTTACCGGTGGCTTCGGGGCGGGGTACCGGTGAATTACCACACGCTGAGCACGTTTCGGAGCGAGAACGCGGAGGCGCTCGAGGAGCTTTTCACGCAGGTGTTGGCGGTGATGATGGCCGAGGGGCTGGTGCGGCTTCGGCGGGTGGCGCAGGACGGGACGCGGGTGCGAGCTTCGGCCGGGGACCGGTCGTTTCGGAGGAGAAAGAAGGTGGAGGAGCTGCGGGCGGAGGTACGCAGACAGATCGAGGCGCTGCGTGGGGAGCTCGAGGCACCGGCACGGCGGAGCCTCTCGAGGAGGAAGCAGGCTGCGCAGAGGCGAGCGCTCGAGGAGAGGGAGAGGAGGCTTACGAGGGCGCTCGAGGAGCTCGGGGCTTTGGAGAGGGAGCGCGGGGGTTACAAGAAGGGGGCGAAGGAGCCCTCGGGGGAGCCACGCAGCTCGACGACGGACCCCGAGGCGCGCGTGATGCGGCAGACGGGCGGGGCGTATCTTCCGGGCTACAATGTCCAGCTGGCGACGGACGCGGAGAGCGAGGTGGTGGTGGGGGTGGAGGTGAGTCAGGGGAGGACGGATTTTGCCGAGGCGGTGCCGATGCTGGAGCAGCTTGAGCGGAGGTTCGGGAGGCTTCCGGAGCAGTATGTGGTGGACACGGGCTACACGAGCGTGGAGAACGTGGAGGAGCTCAGTGCGCGGGGTGTGGAGCTTTACGGGGCTTTACCGAAAAGGAAGGGGAAGCCCGATCCCTACGAGGTGCGGCCCCGGGACAGCGAAGCGGTGCGGCAGCTCAAAGAGAGGATGAGGACACCGGAGGGGCGGGCGATCTACGGCGTGCGGGCTCGGGTGAGCGAGCGGGTGCACGCGGACCTCAAGCGCTGGAGGACGCTCGGGAAGATCGTCTTACGGGGGAGAACGAAGGTGCGGTGCATCGTGTTGCTGAACGTGATCACCTACAACCTGCTGCGGTGGTTCGCCCTTCTTGCGGCCGCGGGCGGAAGCTAAGGCGTCGTAGGCGAGAGAGAGGGCCGAAACCGAAGACGAAAAGACCGGAAGGAGGTGGCAAGCCGGGGCTCGGTGGGAACCCCGGAGGCCGCCACCCTTCTCTTTTTTCCTCCGACCGACCCCGGCAAGCTCCTGCTTCGCTGGCCTTTCGCCAAGACCCGAATTTGTTCACAAACCCGCGTCCCTCCGGAGCGAACGTCCCGCGATGGCGCGCATCCCAACGCCACGTTTCGGATCCGCAATCGGAGGGCCACGCTCTGTCGTGGCCGTGGTCGTGTTTGGTACCCCCTCCGTGACCGAACACGAACGACCGTGTCCCCATCCCCCCGGACGCGACGGAGCGCGTCCCTCCGCGTGGCCGCGTCCGTCGATGGAACGTCCATTCTCGAATGCGATCGGCCACCCGGATCCGCCCGCGCCGGACGCGACGGCGCGCGTGCCTCCGACGCGTGCGGGCGGTACGCCGGACGCCGCACGTGCGTGCAAACGCGACGGACACGATCATTGGCCCCCCGCACGCCGTATGGATGTGTCGACGCCGCGGCCTCCGGTTTCTCCTGGACTCGCGCGCGTTCTCCCGTTACGCTTCGGCGGTTCGGAGCCGAAGTCACCGTGAAGATTCCCCCGTGGTCGCCGTGGAGAGGATGGGGGCTCCTAGCCTGCCTGCTTCTTGCAGCATGCGCGGGCGACGGGCCCATGCCGAGTGGCCCCGGGGAAGCCGTCCCTCGTTCCCCCGAGAGGTTCTTCATCACGACAGTCGCGGGGACGGGCGTCGCAGGCATGAACGGCGACGGCCTTCCCGCACTCGAAACACAGCTCTACCTCCCGCAGGACGTCACCGTGGCACCGGACGGCACTGTCTACTTCCCCGACTGGAACAACCACCGCATCCGGCGGATCGTCGACGGAATCGTCGAGACGGTGACCGGCACCGGGAAGCTCGGAGAGGCCCGGGACGGTCCCGCCCTCGAGGTCGACTACAACCACCCCACGAACGTCGCCTTCGATCACGAAGGCAGGATGGTGATCGCCGCGTGGCACAATAGCCTCGTCAAGCGACTGGATTTCTCGACGGGCTGGGTGGAGAACCTGGCGGGCACGGGCGCGAGAGCTTTCGGTGGCGACGGAGGACCCGGAAACCAGGCGCTTCTCGACCTTCCGAGCTCGGTCGCCGTGGATTCGAAGGGAAACATCCTGATTT
This Candidatus Binatia bacterium DNA region includes the following protein-coding sequences:
- a CDS encoding cell division protein BolA, with the translated sequence MSEELRSERVRKIEEKLRAAFEPLHLEIVDESALHAGHPGARSGGGHFRMTIVSAAFSGKPAVDRQRLVYAALSDLLGTEIHALSMRTMAPEEWGTGGSGGPRRDPFH
- a CDS encoding histidine kinase, with amino-acid sequence MATVRDLMVTELVTVEPQATVLQAVEKMCRNRVGAVLVVENDELLGLFSERDLMTRVVAERRDPAKTKVGSVCTGTVVTIDVQQPFRQVLEIFRQKRFRHLPVLDGSKPVGILSTRDFLAYLVDGLERFIDEAKYREALAEGVDIYDHLGGSYGL